DNA sequence from the Longimicrobiales bacterium genome:
TGCCGACGGTCGCGATCACGTCGCCTGCGCGCACGCGCGCTCCCGTGCCGACGCGCAGCTCCGTGTTGTGGTAGTAGGTCGAGAAGACATAGTTCTCGCCTTCGCGCGTGTCGTGCAGGATTGCGACGACGTTGGCGCCGGCCTCCGCCTCTCCCGCGAATGCGACGGTTCCGTCGGCGATCGCGTGCACGGGCGTGCCGGCCGGGTTGTTGAACTCGACGCCCTGGTGCTGCTGGAAGTTGCCGCCCATCGTCGAGCCGTAGCGGTAGGTCTGGTCGACGTACGGGTTCGCACCCGTATCGGCGATCGGCCGGCGCAACCAGGGGCGGCGCGAGGCCGTGGGTGCCGGCGCCGATGGCGCATCGATGAACGCCGGCGCCGGTGACTCGCCCGCCAACACGCGTGAGATGCCGACCGTCGTTGCGCCGAGTGGCCAGAAGGGCGGGCCCCACCAGGTCACGGCCCACACGTCGCCCGCCGGCCGGTAGCGCTCCGCCGCCGCCAGGTAGTAGACGCGGAAGCGGTTCGCGTCGCCGGGCGCGACCAGCCCGAACGGCGTCGCGATCGAGGGCAGCATCGGCGGCGGCGAGCCGGTCACCGTGCGCGGCGGTCCCGGGAGACCGGCCAGGCCGGGCAGGTGAACCTCCGCCTCGACGAACTCCCCATCCTCGAGCGAGTCGACGTAGACCTTCGACTCGTCGATGAACCAGACGGACGAATCGCCGTTGGTTGCGATGCCGCGGATCCGGGTTGCGGGGACACCCTCTGCCGTACCGGCGTCCGCCCACGTGACGCCGCCGTCACGGGAGATCGCCATGCCGGACAGCGTGCCCACGCGCACCTCGCCCTCGTACCCGACGTCGATCGACAGCACGTACTCGTTGGGCAGTGCGGCGACGCGCTCTGTGCAGCCGCGGTCTTCCCGCGCGGCGCTGCCCGGCGCGCCGTTGCGTGCGATGACGCAACGCCAGGTATTGCCCCCATCCCACGTGATGCGCACGCCGTCAGCGGTCGCGATGAAGACCGTATCGCCGAGTGTGCGGATTCCCTCCAGTGCGACGTACTGCCATTCGGGTCCCAGTTCCTCGTACGTCCAGTTGCGCCACGTCCTGCCGCTGTCGGTGCTCACACCGAAGCCGTTGCCGACCGTGCCGTACCAGATCGTGTCCCGGCCCTGCGGGATCACGCTGTTGACGTAGTCCCACGCGATGCTGCCCTCGCCCGCGCGGATGTTCTCCCAGT
Encoded proteins:
- a CDS encoding peptidoglycan DD-metalloendopeptidase family protein; the encoded protein is MISLRAVRLLTLAFAGTMLTACASGGGPREEREDARLLQVGLPRALPDTTGWGVHVLGLARSVDGTLWAGTFGEGIYVLRRDSTNWENIRAGEGSIAWDYVNSVIPQGRDTIWYGTVGNGFGVSTDSGRTWRNWTYEELGPEWQYVALEGIRTLGDTVFIATADGVRITWDGGNTWRCVIARNGAPGSAAREDRGCTERVAALPNEYVLSIDVGYEGEVRVGTLSGMAISRDGGVTWADAGTAEGVPATRIRGIATNGDSSVWFIDESKVYVDSLEDGEFVEAEVHLPGLAGLPGPPRTVTGSPPPMLPSIATPFGLVAPGDANRFRVYYLAAAERYRPAGDVWAVTWWGPPFWPLGATTVGISRVLAGESPAPAFIDAPSAPAPTASRRPWLRRPIADTGANPYVDQTYRYGSTMGGNFQQHQGVEFNNPAGTPVHAIADGTVAFAGEAEAGANVVAILHDTREGENYVFSTYYHNTELRVGTGARVRAGDVIATVGNTGRATNDHLHLEVHVAPTEDVSAIVDPENRYPPHTVNPQLWIEPVAGTGVVVGRVLNGAGEPVAGARVHGLVVAYPTETPFSFAETYGDRAHADPAYGENFAVGDVPAGSYLLGVTIDGQKVWRRVRVAAGQVTWVEFRP